The genomic region TACATAAAGAATTGTGATTAGATAATCGCTTTATATTCTTCAGAAGCTTTGCGAAGCAGTCAATCTCTTGAATTTTTCTAAAAATTCAAGAAGTGCTATAATTATATGAAAATGTGATATACTTAATTTACTAACAAGCAAGTTTTAATTTTATAGGAGGAAATTGATGAGATACTCTAAATTATTTATTCCCACTATGAGAGAAATTCCATCTGGAATTAATGCTATATCTCATATTTTAATGCTTAAAGCAGGATATGTAAGACAACTTGCAGCTGGATTGTTCATTTTTTTGCCTCTTGGATGGCGAGTTTTAAATAAAATTAACACAATTCTTAAAGAAGAAATGGAAAAAATTGGTGCTCAAGAGATTTCAATGCCTATTCTTCACCCAGCTGAAATATGGCAACAGACAGGCAGATGGTATTCCATAAAAGAAGAAATGTTCAGACTTAAAGATAGAACTGGTAGAGATATGTGTCTTGGTATGACTCATGAAGAGATTATGGCGTGGATAGCTTCAAAGGAAATAAAATCTTACAGACAGTTACCACAAATATGGTATCAGATTCAAACGAAATTAAGGGATGAAGCAAGACCTCGTGGGGGCGTTTTAAGAACAAGAGAATTCATCATGAAAGACAGTTATAGTTTTGATATTGACTGGGAGGGACTGGATAGAAATTATAAACTTCATGCAGAAGCTTATCACAGAATTTTTACAAGATGTGGTTTAAAATACTTTCAAGTTGAATCAGACCCTGGAATAATGGGAGATATGGAATCCCATGAGTTTATGGCTCCAACGCCTGCTGGCGAGGATGATATTGTTTTATGTGACCACTGTGGTTATGCAGCTAATATTGAAATTGCCAAGTCTCAGTTATCTACCCTATCACATTTAAATATGGAGTATAAAGAAGTTCATACTCCTCAAAAAAAATCAGTAAAAGAGGTAGCGGAATTCTTAGGTTTAGATGAAAGATATTTTATCAAAACTCTTCTTGTTATATCTGAAAAAAATGAGCCTGTAATTGTTATGCTGAGAGGAGACCAGGAACTTAATGAAAAAAAGCTTTCAAGAATTATCGGAGAATTCAGCTTTGCCACACCTGAACAGGCATTGGAGATTCTTGGAGTAGAACCTGGATTTATTGGACCAACAGGGCATAAAATTAAAAAAATTGCTGATATCTCAATTCAAAAAGGTCTTGCGTATGTTTCAGGTGCAAATAAAAAAGATTACCATCTTCAAGGAATTGTTCCCGGAGAACACTTTGATGCCCAATGGATGGATATAAGAAAAGTTAAAGATAAAGATAATTGTCCAAAGTGTGGAAGCTCTTTAAGAATTGAAAAAGCAATTGAAGTAGGAAATATATTTAAACTCGGCACAAAATACTCTGAACCACTGAATGCTTATTTCCTGGATAAAGATGGCAAAGAAAAGCCAATTATTATGGGAAGTTATGGTATAGGACCTGCAAGAGTTGCTGCTGCAGCAATAGAACAGAATCATGATGCCGATGGAATAATATGGCCTAAGAGCATAGCTCCTTTTGATATAGAAATTATTCCTCTTAACATGAATTCTGGAACAATTCAAATTGCAGAGGAATTATATGAAAAAATTACTGAAATTTATAATAGCTTCGCAGACAGACATATGGAAGTTTTAATTGATGACAGGGACGAACGTCCAGGGGTTAAGTTTAAAGATGCTGACCTCATCGGAATACCTATTCAGGTTATAGTTGGAGAAAAGGGACTTAAGGAAAATAAGATTGAAATTAAGAAAAGAAGAACTAAAGAAACTAAAAAAGTTCCCGTAAATAAAGCTGTTGTTGAGATTGTTAATACTTATTATGAAACATACTGAGAATATAGCAGTCATAGACATTGGAAGTAACACTTTAAGAATATTAATAGGAAATATAAAGGCAAATAAAATTAATAAACTTTATACTGATAGAGTTGTAACAAGGCTTGGTAAAAATCTTATTGAAAATGGAGTTATTTCAGAAAAGGCAATAGATAGTTCAATTATAGTTTTAAAAAAGTTTAAAAAACTATTTGAAAAATTTAATGTTTCATGCATTATTGCTGTAGGAA from Thermodesulfovibrio sp. 3907-1M harbors:
- a CDS encoding proline--tRNA ligase — its product is MRYSKLFIPTMREIPSGINAISHILMLKAGYVRQLAAGLFIFLPLGWRVLNKINTILKEEMEKIGAQEISMPILHPAEIWQQTGRWYSIKEEMFRLKDRTGRDMCLGMTHEEIMAWIASKEIKSYRQLPQIWYQIQTKLRDEARPRGGVLRTREFIMKDSYSFDIDWEGLDRNYKLHAEAYHRIFTRCGLKYFQVESDPGIMGDMESHEFMAPTPAGEDDIVLCDHCGYAANIEIAKSQLSTLSHLNMEYKEVHTPQKKSVKEVAEFLGLDERYFIKTLLVISEKNEPVIVMLRGDQELNEKKLSRIIGEFSFATPEQALEILGVEPGFIGPTGHKIKKIADISIQKGLAYVSGANKKDYHLQGIVPGEHFDAQWMDIRKVKDKDNCPKCGSSLRIEKAIEVGNIFKLGTKYSEPLNAYFLDKDGKEKPIIMGSYGIGPARVAAAAIEQNHDADGIIWPKSIAPFDIEIIPLNMNSGTIQIAEELYEKITEIYNSFADRHMEVLIDDRDERPGVKFKDADLIGIPIQVIVGEKGLKENKIEIKKRRTKETKKVPVNKAVVEIVNTYYETY